In a single window of the Rhizoctonia solani chromosome 16, complete sequence genome:
- a CDS encoding Retrotransposable element Tf2 protein: MGKFLRALYQRLGIKPSFSLAYHPESDGQTERVNQFIEFYLRSYVAADHSDWATWLPLAEYAYNNARHAATGKTPFELVYGRNPVMNPSNVPANVLEADQVADTLAQEWQEAESALRMTKERMAGAKGIIPEYSVGKKVWLDGKNVELRTNSNKLDPKQLGPFKITEKISSHTYRLDLLESLRIHNVFYVGLLSKAHESPRQPFPECPPPETIEGEEEYKVEQIINSKQQQGKWFYLVKWKGYGLEDNSWEPKELLENSQEEIKQFNQARLRKACDAAKSL, from the coding sequence ATGGGAAAATTTCTAAGGgcactgtaccaacgccttgggatCAAACCCTCCTTCTCATTGGCATACCACCCTGaatcagacggacaaacagaaagggtgaaccaattcattgagttctacctcaggtCTTACGTTGCCGCGGATCACTCAGACTGGGCTACATGGCTACCATTAGCAGAATATGCTTACAATAACGCCAGACATGCCGCCACAGGAAAGACTccttttgaattggtctaTGGAAGGAACCCGGTAATGAATCCATCCAATGTCCCAGCAAATGTCCTGGAAGCAGACCAAGTAGCTGATACCCTGGCACAAGAATGGCAAGAAGCGGAGTCAGCACTAAGGATGACAAAGGAACGCATGGCAGGAGCAAAAGGGATAATACCAGAATACTCTGTAGGCAAGAAGGTTTGGTTGGATGGGAAGAACGTAGAGCTCAGAACAAACTCTAACAAGTTGGACCCCAAACAACTAGGACCGTTCAAAATCacagaaaaaatctccagccacacGTACCGCCTTGACCTACTGGAATCTctgagaatccacaatgtgTTCTACGTAGGGTTATTATCCAAGGCACATGAATCCCCAAGACAGCCATTCCCAGAATGCCCCCcacctgaaacaatagaaggggaggaagaatacaaggttgaaCAGATCATCAACTCCAAACAACAacagggaaaatggttctacttggtaaaatggaagggatacggcctggaagacaactcctgggaacccAAGGAACTGTTGGAAaatagccaagaagagatcaagcaatTTAACCAAgcaagactcagaaaggcttgtgacgccgccaagagcctttaa